In the genome of Arachis stenosperma cultivar V10309 chromosome 6, arast.V10309.gnm1.PFL2, whole genome shotgun sequence, the window taaaattaaaattaaaacaaaacgGTTCTAAAAACACCATTAACAATGAAGATAATTGAAGAAAATATTCTTACCAAGAGAATAGCACCAGTCTTGAAAGATCCAAGAGAAAGCATTTCAATTCCCTGCGAAGATTAAAGATTAAGCCAATGTTGTCACTCCACTAGTTACTAATCAAATGTGATTTACACAAACGAGGTATTATCAGTTAGTTTCTAAACCCTTGCTCTTCAAGGTATAATTATCATACTTTCAACATTTATGATATAAaagaatatatttattatttactgCATGCAATTCAGTTGCTCATAATATGTACAAAAGCACAACAATAAAGAGAAACAaagaatgctaaccttacagtTCTAAAAGATACCTTTTTCAGGCAAGAGAAATGTAAGTAAAATGAATGAGTTTAAGGAACAACACACATTAAGGATCAAACCTGAATACAAAAAGAAAGCCCCAATATATTATTTGCCAGCCAATGCTTCTGCCTAGCATACCAAGCACAGAAAAAAGTTCCAGGGATTGCAGCAATTATCTGTGACTTTGTAAACTCAATCTCCAAAGCTGTGTAAGAAAGGTATAATGAAAAATATCATTCTGCATGATGGAAGCAAGTTACTGTCAACTAGACCAAATGCAAACAGCCAAAAAAATGCAAAATACAAACACTTTGTCGCTATATATGTCCCCAGTAGGTATTTTGTTCATATAACTTTTATGTATGTGTTTGCTTCAAATATAGTCATTAactaaacaagaaaaagaaagtataCTTGGCAAGGAAAAAATTCTCAGGAAGTTATACTTCACACGTACATCTCAAAACTAGCTGCCGTAGTCAGCAGAAGCAAGTGAAACAAGTTGAAGAATATCATCACTGACTAAAAGATGACTGGTTATATATAACTTCAGGGTTGATACCCCAGTTAAAGAGTTCACAGAGAGAGTAGGGCGAAAGAAGGAGGCAAGCATGTCTCACATACAACGGAAATATGGGAAGCGCCAGACAATGATGTCCTCGTTCCAGTGCTTTGGTAAATACCGTTTGATAAGTGGTAATACCGTCGCCCtgtaaaaagagaaagaataaaTGTTTGAAAGATGGCAAATATGAAGGGGAAAGAATCTACATGGGACATAATGGCCCTAGGTAAAGAACATACGAAAGCGCAATAATCCCAAGTAAAATGAAGTAGGCTGTCAATACAGCATTCACCAAGTCCTTTGATAGAAATTTGAAGAGTAAGAAAAGTGATAGCAACATTGCACTCCCAACAAAGGGAAAACGCATGGCATGTTCATTAGACATTGTTTCCTGCATTATTATTATACACATGCCACATTTCAGAGAAGTCAGTTCTCAAGATGAACAAAGAGCAACATATGAAGTAACTGAGCATGAAAGGTACTACTCACAGAAGGCGGAGTTGGTTTGACGGAACGATAACATCCCACAAACACAGTGAGGCAAGCAGTCAAGATAACATTTACATTTGGTTCTACTTTAATTACAAGAGGTGCAAAGGTTAAACCTGCCACAAAAGATAGaaactaactaattaacaaaaaattatctcaaaaaaaaaaaaaagaaaaaaagcaaaaaacaaaatgaaaaaaagagaaaagaaaaagagaagcgCTTTTTGGCTCCCTATGCATGTAAAATTGGAGAGAAAGGAACTTGAAAGGCCTACGCATATCTTGATTTTAACTCCTCTCATGGACAATCCAAATGGATAATAGCACAACCATCTGAATTCAAGAACCTATTAAGAATTCTAAACCACAATCACTTTATCACTCATTCAACCCTACAGCTTAGTGAATTTACATTCCAAGCCATCTATATTAATCAGTAGCAGGAGGAGAGATAAACATCAACTGAATTATCCTAGAATTCTTAAAAGGTAATTTCAGGGAAACCAAAGACTAGTCTTCATTTTCACCCATTTCCAATTTACTCAGAAAGTTTACTTccaaaacaaaaattaacaaagcaaaattatttaaaaaaaaaaagaaacgatCAATTAGTAACATTGAAGAGAAACTTTCCACTAACCTGCTAAAGCCAAATTGGCAATTTTCTCGGTGCTTTTCATGTTTCGAAAATCTACCTTAcaagtagaaaaaaaaaattagatctTCTGAAGTATAATCTTCCGAATATGGGCCTCCCCCTGCGATCACAAAACGACGAGAACTTCAGAATTCAGAAATGAGAAGTTCATCATTGTTCAATTTCAGAAATAAATTTCCCaaaattataacttttaaaaaggATCTCggaaatgaaatgaaatgaaaCCTCTTGCAGCGACAACACTAGGCACAGTCGCAGACTTTGCAGATCGGAGAGGCCAGgaacgaaaaaataaaataagactgTGGTTTTTATCAAAAATGAAATAAATGGATTCAATTTTAGGTCGttttaatattttgatattgatttgttttaatttctaaaCATCTAATTAAATTGTAGATCACGCGGTTACGAGGATGAAAACGGATTTAGCTTCTCCTCCACGTAGGTAGAGGTGTGTAAGCCAATCAAATGCCTTCAAATTGCCACGTCAGTCAATATTACCCTTTTTAGATTTTAGTTTACCCTTTAGCCGTTGAAAGTTGAAACTTGTCGCTCAATCATTAATTCAGATTAAATCATCATTTAGATTGAttaaatacttttaatttggttaaatttagttaaatctaataaaatataattaaatatatttaaaattagtttaattttattcatcaaattcggttaaatttgattaaattaaaaatattgtattttCTTATGCATGTTTTTTCTATTAAATGTATTatgtaaataaaatttatctcaatgattgttatttttatttttttttataaatacttaaaaagtataataaatataaatttataaatatttgaagagtataataaatataaactaattgatgagttattaaaatttaaaattaataattaattgaatataaaataaaacaaaaaaaaagatatttgttatgaaaagaaacaaattaaattaaattttatagaattatttaattatgaccAAATCAATTGGTTTAATCTGTAACCTACCGATTAAATTAATGACTCAATAATTTAATAGTCTCGTTAATTCAATTCTGATAACTATACTAATATTTAgtcagaataaaaaataaaatttgattaatgatTCACGAGAGTGAAGCATAAATAGAGACATAGGTACCTCATAAAACACCAGATAATATTACGATCAAgaatattttcaaataaaaaaatgattcttttTATAAGAATAagatcaataaaaaaattatatacaatgtacatatttttattaatttagtgagaatttttattttttattcaattttcttCTTCACAAAAAATATTCTCTAAATAAAAACCTTTatcaccaaattttaaaaaatatagaatacAAACATGAgttaaacatatatatatatatatatatatatatatatatatatatatatatatatatgcaactATTTGCAAATGccaatttatcttttttttttttttttgaaagaaagtAAAAGCTCAATACTCGAAGTGAAGCATACACGGAATAAGATAAAAGCAAGATTAACTAACTCTTATGTCATTTTCAGCATAGCCATCAATAACATAAGCTATTTTTTACACCATTTTGGTGCACTAAAAAACGATTGTGTCACATACTTTATAACATTGTTAGCAGAACTGGACCGAATTGGTCGGTTCAATCAGAAAACTGGTGAACCGGATTTTATACCGGTTCGGTCCGATATTTGGACTGTACAAAGAATTGAACCAGTGTAAACCGGTCAAACTCGGTGAAATCGTTCGAACCTCTACCCTCAAGGGAACTAAAAGATTCCACAACCACGAGGCTAGCGTGTTTTCTAGTAAAATGAATGcaaattataatacatatagatatcttttatcaaatagtttatttttgtttaatttatttttattttaattataaactcacttatttttaaattaattatatttttatttaacaataattataaactcacttatttttttataactatataatatctattaatattattttttaataaatatttgtagtatataatagtataatagatataaactaattaataaatgattaaaatttaaaaataatagttattttaatataaaaacaaaataaaaatatttgtgatagagtaaaaataacaaaatatttattgttcATGTTCTATAttgttttaaaataactttatatttttaaaatgttagtaaaaatatatattttaaattttaattttaaacttttgactattttttattttttatttacatagaaCTGGGTTAAACGGTTCAACTAGTAATCCATCGATTAAACCAGTGACCCAATAATCTAATAATTTGACCGGTTCGATCACCGAttcggttctgacaactatgcTTTATAACGCCTACTGTCTTATCTATTCTCTACTACTAATATTCTAACTACTAATGTTGACCATTTTTAATATTACTATTGATATTTTATTCAAGAATAAAGTGATAATTTAGTCCCTAAAAAACTGTTGcattagacaaattaatttttaaacaattaaaatactaaattgGTTCCTGAAATTAACTTTCGTCGAACACCTGTAATCTTTCTGTTAACACTGTTCAGTTTTCAAGTCGCACAAAACCCTTGTGTTTTTTAAAGGACAGAAACGTTGTGGCTCTGATATAAAGTGCTACTAAAAGACTAATTTGTCTAATGCGATATTTCCCAAAACTAAACTATCACTTTACTCTATTCAATTTATATTTGAAATGGCtatgaaaaagaataaaaagttCTCGTCAAATACAAGTATATGCATAACATATGTTGTACAAGCATATTTACTAACATGAATTAGACGGACATTTAACTTAGTTGATACGTTTAAAATTCTAACTAAATTAGCGAAAGTTAGGGGTGTATATGGTTCGGTCCGGTTTGAAAATTTGATCTGATTTAAAAATTTGGTCTGACTTTGAACACTTTAGGGATTAATTTAGTGTTATTTTATCGGATCTAGAGTTggataaaaatatcaaaaatagaTCCGGCCATTATTTCGGGTCGAATCTGTGTCATAGCTCGGGTCATCCGAACTCGACCCAGTGGTCCgatcatcatacacaattaacaTTTTGTATTATTCGTGATGGATGATGGCTATTCTTAtgtgaaatttaaatattgtaaactttaatattttgtgttattagtcattataagattataagttaatattttatgtttaaaatgcacAAGACTTTAGATTAATGCATAAtagtgttatttgtattgatttaaatatttggtattattagacaatattaatattgattatagtttttctttaattttagagaacgATTGGTTCttgttgtatttttttaagtgaattttactatgtgaattataaaataatggttGGAGATAAAGTGATTTTTACATGCTAAAAACCCTGTTTTTACCCACTTTTCATCCTGAAGGTACGTATGTTTCATCGAGTCTAAAATTGAgttaaaatctaaaaattaggTTCGATCTATATTTTGGGCCGAATCTGAGTTAAATCGAACCCAGTGTGACCCGGCTCATGTACATCCCTAACGAAAATAAATGGATCAACTATTTACACAATTCTGGTGCATTTTTTCCACTCGTAATAACTATCGAAACTTTGTTAACTAAGGAGTGAAACATAACACTTAATCACATGTTCTCGAATAAAAATAGTTGTGCAAATGGATTAATTAAAGTTAATCACACCTAAATTTCTTATTTAATTGTTTATGATTGCGTTTTAAGAGTAATCTTTCTCTAGAACAATTTATATGTAattttgtattttgaatttttgtccattgtttaaaaaaaaaatatatcaaactTGACTCATGTTCATTCTCGTATTTCAAAGGATCACACATTTCTTAACAAAACCAAATAATATTGGCTATGCTTTGGTGAAGAGTAACggctatttaattttttaagataatTAATTAACGTGGTTTcagatgaaaataaaataatttcgtTAAGTAACTAACTAAGTACCaaccaaacaaaaaaatatattctcaaTGCACCAATCAACATATTTGTTTACAATAACAAAAGTGTAGTAGCGAAAATTCATTCTTGTTCGTTGTCGGATGCCGGACAAGTCGGGTGATCAATGATGGGTGTGGCAACGCGTCGACCTGGAAGGTGTTGGGCTAGGATCTGCCGAGTAGCCGAGCTCTTGTCACAGGAGGAGATGAACaaggggggtgccacctgcaaagacactccgacgctcaagtcagttgGTGTGCAGGTGGAAGATGTGACAGGTGTAAAAGGTAACATACCTTGGGGGAAGGGCAGGTCCTTCCTTATTTATACTGTGTCAGAGGTGGGCCCCGCAACGACAGGCCCACCTTCCGCGAAACTTCCTCATAGCCGTGGTGAGGAGTTGGCagggacgcgtgtccgggtcacGTGGTAGAACGCGTGTGTCCGACCACTCGGGTCGGGTACTCGTCGGGTTGGCCCAACCCGGCGCTGGTTGGGCCAGGCCGTtacagtgcccccacgcgccgTCAATCGACCGTTCAGGTCATTGGAGGCGGGTTATTTCTCCTTTTGTCATCGTGAATTCGCTCGTCCGTGTGGAGGACGCGCCACCCGTACCCGTTCGCGATTCGGGGCGTTCTTTTGTCGCCTCGTTTCTCGCGAGGGACATTAAATGTTCATTAAGGGTTGAAAAACCCCCGCGTGCTAAGACTATTCTGCCCCCAGCCTTTCGCGCTTCCACTAAAGCGGTTTTAAACAGTTTGCGTTTTGTTTtccttcttcttgtttttctgaTAACACTGCCCATTCCTTCTTCCTGCATTTCCATTACCAGAAGTTATCTTCATCGCTCCGGTGCGCTTCGCCCTAGTCCAAACTTCCTTGATCACCCAGGTAACCATCTTTTTTGCTTTACTGATAGATTGCATGTCTGTTTATGCTTGTTGTGGGCATCTTTTCTGTGCTTGCTTTTCTTTGTTTGCTCATGGATGTATTTCCTTCGTGTTTTGTTTTTACCGTCTGTGGTGTGTCATGGGGGTTTTGCGCCATTGTTCTGGCCTTGGTTTTGTTTGGTCCCCCTTGTGGTCATGGCACGTGGGGTTTCTTTAGGTTTTCCCTGGCTTCCGACCTCACGGACTAACCGCACGGTGCCCCCACTGTAGGTATGCCTCGTGTTGTTAGCCGAGCGTCTAGCTCCGCCGCGGGTTACGACCCGTATGCGTGGGTGGTTTCCGACCTCAAGAAATCTCCCAATCAGATGGGTGAGGAAGAGCTCACGGAGTTTCGCCAAGCCGAGTATCTCTGTGGGGGTACCGACGAGGAGGCAAACTATGACGTATACGTCCCTGCCCCTCACGAGCGGCTTTATGAGATTAACTTTCACGCCCCCCGGGTTCCCGATT includes:
- the LOC130932687 gene encoding signal peptide peptidase-like encodes the protein MKSTEKIANLALAGLTFAPLVIKVEPNVNVILTACLTVFVGCYRSVKPTPPSETMSNEHAMRFPFVGSAMLLSLFLLFKFLSKDLVNAVLTAYFILLGIIALSATVLPLIKRYLPKHWNEDIIVWRFPYFRSLEIEFTKSQIIAAIPGTFFCAWYARQKHWLANNILGLSFCIQGIEMLSLGSFKTGAILLTGLFVYDIFWVFFTPVMVSVAKSFDAPIKLLFPTADSARPFSMLGLGDIVIPGIFIALALRFDVSRGKQPQYFKSSFLGYTIGLVLTIFVMNWFQAAQPALLYIVPAVIGSLAVHCLWNADVKQLLEFDESKIANLSQEESDPKSSKKVE